The Falco cherrug isolate bFalChe1 chromosome 3, bFalChe1.pri, whole genome shotgun sequence genome segment ACAGCAGAGGTTTTTTGAGTTTGGgtggggttctttttttttttttttttttacttcttgttTTCAATCAGATTCTGTAGGATTGGCATAATCCCTTaagttttacagttttaaaaaaagaataatctagAAATCCACCTTAGTTTACATTCTGGtattcagtgtttttattcttaGTAGTCCTTATCCTGTAACTATTACTTCTGCAGACATTTCAATCCGGTCTTAGATTTAAAAGGTAATGACAATGCATTGCATCAGTAACTCTTGTTTGAACCCAGGCTAAAACTCATGACTTGGAAACAAGCTGGACCCCAAATGCTCATTTTGGTTGGTAGCTGTGTCCTGCTGCGCCTTCAGTGCATGTCTGTAACTGGTGTTAACTAGCTTGGCACTGGCGGTGGCGTGCGACTTTTGAGCAAAGTGGCTTGCTCCCAAAAGTAAGGAGGAACTGTAGAGCTTTCTTGAATGTCAGACATCTCTTTGCACGTTGAGGATCTCTTGTTTGATCAGTCCATGAGCAAGCACACAAGATACCTTTTTGTAAGTTTTGTAGAGCtatctgcagaagaaaattttgtgGAGCTGTGACATAGACCCAGTAGCTCTAGCTTCCTTGCTGTCAGTTATCCTTGGTGAAAGGATCTATGCAAGCTAAACAGCCTTTTCAGCTAACAGGCAGTCTGTCTCTCCCCCTAGCGCAAGTCTAGCTGTAGAGGGAAGAAGTAGTCTTGTGGGGAGATGAGGTTTGTGTCCAAACCCCTTTCTGCAGAGCTTCCTTGTTTAACATGACCTTACTGGTGtggagctgcagaggaaggaggaagaagccCTTTGCCTTCCAAACTGTCACCTGAATGTACATTAATAGATTTATCCCTGTAATTATGTACTGTGCCCAGTATGACGTCCTGAACTTTAAATTAGAGAGGCCATGGTTTGAAAGCAGACTCCTCTTTCCTTGTTGGGATGCAGTTGAGATCCAGCTGACCCTTTTCAGTAAGCTGCTGGGTGGATGAATCCTGGTaatttttgttcagtgtttgtTCCTAATGATGGgaacaagcaagaaaaatcttttcGATGTGGATGCAGGGCTCATTATTGAAGAAACTTTTCACATAGACAAGGGGTGGGACCATCAGGTCTGTTTCTTGTAGCAGGGTAGTTACTAAgtgcttttttactttttttttttttaatcaaataaacaaaacaaatccattTCTGGTTGACCCAGGTAAGCTGTAAGTGTTACCTGTGGTTTCTGCCCTTTGAATACCATGGGAGGAAAGCACCACAAGGCATTTTTAAGGTTGAATATGTGAATATCTTCCACTGCATCCTCTATCCTGTCAGGGTGAGGAGGGAATGGTACATTAGTCAGATGTACTGCATGGTAGGGTGCTCTGCTAGTCTTCCTGAACTAATACCTATTggattttatgtttatttttttaatgaaaaactgatAATGGAGCTTTAAATTGGTGTGTCAGTAGCAGGAAATTCACCAACTCATTAAACGTGTCCTGAAACCTCTGGTGTGTTTGTGAAACTTGTCTACCATTCAGTCACAACCAACATGATGGACCTTTACGAACAGGTTTTAGATGTTATAGCTAGCCTGAAATTCAAGCcgtcaaaaaaaaaaagtcatacaaAGTATGTTAATGtggtttgaaacatttttattaaagggTAATGAGCAGTGAACTTCAAGACaatgcctttattttccttttcacgCACCCCCACCCTCCTCCAAATATACTTTTCTTTAAGGTTAATTTTAGTGGcttttgctggtttgttttttggagCTCTTCcaaattcactttttctttaagtatgGAGGTTGCAGTGCCAAGATACCTCCAGCTTTCTGCTCCATAGCAAATGTTACTTGCTGCAGCACCACACTCTGAAAAGCAGCCattatttgcttgctttctgaaatttgCTGAGCCAGCAGGACAGGAACAGCAAGGCTGCTTACCTGTAAGCTGAGCAGCTTCAGTGTGAGGCTGGAAAAGTGGCTGGCAGTGTCTGTCGGTGCTTGCACACCTTATTGAACCAACTTGAAAAATCCCAAGAGTTGTCACTTACAAGTAGGATATAGAATATTATAATTGTCTAGAAGGGTACAGTTGCCCATTCTTAAAAGTATTCCAGGATGGTGGAAAGCTGAAAGGCTGGGAGGGTGTATGTGTGTCTACTTCCTAGTACTCTTCAAAGATAGTTTGCCTTTCCTTAGTACAGCTGCCCTGTGCCTAGCTGATAGAGTTGAGAAGTCATGCTTGAAACGGAGAGAACAAAGCAAAGAAGTTCTGTAACATGATTGAggatgcttttctgaaaagcaacaaagcTGGGATTGAACTGTAGGAGTGTCTTGACAGAGTTTGGTATTTAGTCAGCTGGACATGCCTTGTGTGTAATGGCTACCTGTTCTCCCTAGCCAGAAAGTGCGTCAACTGCTCACTGCgtgagcagctgagcagcctgCTTATGGCCAAAACCCCCTTGCAGCAGCCTTGACTTCAAGACTTGCAGCCAAGAACCGGCTATTCCCGTTACCTAAATCTCAGACCCGTTTTCTGCAGTGTTCTAGTAGGCTTGAGGTGGTTTCCAGTTGCTAAAGTGTGCAGGGGGGTgggttttgtcttctgtgtgtttgttgtttgttagCATCTTGTAGTATCCCTTCCCTTGCATGAATGGTATCAGTACTGCAAAATCATGTTGTTGCAAAAACTTTTTGACTGGATGCTGTATTTTCTCAGAGTGTAATtcctcaaacagaaaaaaaatatcagaagaacATTCTAGGTTACCTGGTATTTCTTAAGGATATTTGTTTCTGCAACTAGTACATCAAACCTGAAGTTGTGAAGTTCATTTGCTGAAGTAATGGAGCATCAGTTTGTATGGTGACTTCAGAATTGCATTGCTGCATATAAGTTAACTATGTCTCTtacctgaaataatttcagtatgCTGGATGCGATGCTGAGACCCTCAAGGTGGCCAGCTTCCTTCTGCTACCTCTGTGAGGTGAAACTAAGTACAGGTCCAGAAGGTTTGTAGGCCAAGTTAGCAGAGAGCAAGCACTGAACAGCAATGCTGCTTCAAAGGTTTATGATGAGTTTTGGATCTTAAGGTCAGGCAGGGTTTTTTATATCTCTCCATCTTATGACATTCACTTTAAAACAGACTGAAGGAGTGATCAGTGCTTTCTTACAGGCTTAAATTTAATACTTGGGCTTCTCAGCTTTGATAGCCTGTGGTTTCCTTTGCCTCCCCCAGAGGATACTGCCCCGTTCACTgctgtttgtaaacagaaagGAGGCTCATCTCTTGTTGCTTATCTGAAGATTTTATTGGCTGCAATTATGAAGTAATTTATTGAAGTCCAAGGTTGCAGAGTATTTCAAgcaattaatataaaaaagtgAACCGTGAACAACTAAATATGCCCAGTCCTTATTGTTTACCTGAAGAGCTATGAACTTGTTGATGAAATAAAAGCTGGTGCTATTACATGCCAAATAATTGCGGTAATAAGCTTGTGAGAGGTTGCTGTGTTGAATTGTTCTCATTCCATGGATTCTTATACCAAGAAGGATCTTGAGGGTTTCCTCACTGGCTTGTCATGGGCTCAGGAGTGCCAAAGctgaaatctgcttttccaCAGGGGACTGAGGCCCTTATATTCTCCTTTGTCTTAGCCTATCGTAACTGACCTAAGACCTTGTGTATCTGTGCTTTGGCTCTTGGACAACAAAAATATCTGGAACCCTCAAAAGCAGAAGTTTAGATGGTTcagttcatcttttttttttcttgaagacagCATGAATTTGCTATTgttgcactaaaaaaaaaaaaagcagcacttccTATCCAAGACCCGTTTCCTTTATAAgacttttctctatttttatcTGTAGTATTTATTACTATATGATAAACAGTTGTCCTATGTTTCAGTCGCTCCATGTGTCTGCAAATGCTGGTTGTGCCTCTTCTGCATACCTGtatcttgttttttcttgagaAGCCACGCTCTGGTTGCTACAAATCTGGGGTGGGTTTGGGTGTGTGTCATTCTGTCCCATCCtccctttttttctaaagaCTGCAAAGAATTGGTTTGAAAATTAAGTTGCATAGATGAACCTTTTGTCTGATGCCACTACTCTGGGGTGATTTACACTGTGTTTGTATTGCTGGTATGCTATATGTACAACTATGGTTGATGTTTGGGTAATAGAAgttgtggggaggggagggaaggggaaagcaaaTTCAGGTTTGTCTTGTGTTTATGCTGATCATTAATTTTGATTAAACTTGTTCTCATTCCATGGATTCTTATACCAAGAAGGATCTTGAGGGTTTCCTCACTGGTTTGTCATGGGCTCAGGaaaaaattgattatttttaatttttttcttgaggctGTGACTGTTAGAGACTATCTTTGCTGACAGTTTTTCAGGATCCCGTTTGGTTTTTCAACTGAGATTTCCTGATCTCTTGCAGCAGAGCTTCCTCCTCCATATACTGCCATTGCAAGTCCAGATGCCAGTGGTGTTCCTGTAATAAACTGCCGTGTGTGCCAGTCGCTAATCAATTTGGATGGCAAGTTACACCAACATGTTGTTAAGTGCACAGTTTGCAATGAAGCTACGgtaaaatggatttttagtgttttctttgtgtggaGGGAAGTGGGGGGAGGTTGAAGTATGTTGCTGGTAGAGTCTCATCTACAAAGGATGAATCCCTTCCTGTCATCCCTGCAAAGGACCTGTCAGCGCAGCCGACTGCTGATATAGCTAGCATGCAAGTCCAAGGGTTGCTGGCACGAGTATGGTTATATGCAGTTAGAATAAATCATGGTGCTATTGAGCTGGCTGTGCAAGATGTTTCATTTTGAGGAGGACAACAAGCAAAGTTGTGTAAGTAATTAGCCTTCTGCAAAGAAGGGTGAAACTGGTTTTGTTGGgatgaagagaaaggaagaattagtttctttcttctactcttaaaataaataaactcaCACATCTCCCTGGATGTATGCTTTCCTCCTGCAACACTATTCAGTCAATTTCTTAGGTTGTgaacaaaccacaacacaacaattttgaaatgcataaaTTGTAGGTTCTTTTCCAGTGATTGCAGACCATTTtactcttccttcccttttcttaaATCAAGTCTTCAGTATTTGGCCTCCTGCTtctggtttgtgtgttttgtgttttgtttggttttttttttttttttttcttccttccagttTTAGTTTCAGGATCTGATACTGCAGAACTCCACAGCTACTGAGGGCATTTGCTTGAAAACCACCAGAttagatttcttttaataaaagaacTTTAAATTATGTCCAGAAAACAGGAAGCCTTAAAACTGTaggaaaactcttttttttttttttctcacttaaGAGGGAGTAGAGAACCTGCCATTAATACTCTCTTTCCGTGCCAATATATAAAGTTTCAAGCCAAACAAAGAATCTTGCAGCTTTTGATTTGCTCTATGAAAGGGACACAGAAACTTGACTCCCAGGCTGGAGAAAGATAAATTCGGAACAGTTTAAAATAAGATTACAGTTCAGTGATGTCTACATAGTCTCTTAGATTGAGAACAAGACTGTGATCACTGTTGAATAATGCCATTGTACCAGGCAAGGAGGCTTGTTTGATGTTTTGACTGGATTTTAGAAAATATACCACTACTTAAACTcgtgttttaaaaaaaacctgactaAACTGAAGTCTTAAATTCTTCATTGCTAAAATAtgaatgttttttccattaGTTTGCAGAATCTCATGTTTGTTCTAGTGAGGAAATTTGcatttccttctctggaaagggagggaaaacatctaattttgttttgactCTCAAGTTTCCCCTGGAGGAACTGTATTTCTCTGTTAGCAAAAGCTTGTCACTGAAGTTGTTCTGCTTTGTTATACTGTAGGAGGAAAAGTATGAATTGCTATGTCTTCTGATGTATCCTCTGgtgtgtttttctgtcttttcggtttttttttttgtctagcCAATCAAAAACCCTCCTTCAGGGAAGAAGTATGTTAGATGTCAATGTAACTGTCTCCTTATCTGTAAGGATACCTCTCGGAAAATAGGCTGTCCAAGACCAAACTGGTAAGAATAAGAAAACTGTAAGTGCCTTGAGATACCTTTCTTTAAAGCAACGGTGTTCTTAATGTtgaatatttaaaactgaaagaaattaaagcctGGACCTCTGTACATGGACCCTTACAGAGCATCACTGAATTAATGCAGACACAGGTTTTACTagtgttaatttaaaattatttttttgttaagattaacttcaaagagcaaaacattttcttttgtatttagtGGTAGTCTCAAAATGTGTGTTCTCCATTTCAGTtacttcacaagaaaaaaatggtgtAAAGAAcaatggagaagaaaataacatcttGTTTCTGGGACTTTAACATTCATAATTTCTTGCAAACTTAATTATTGTAAACATACAGGTTGCTGACTTTGCCTGGTTTGGAGTGGGGTCTTCAGAATGAAACAGGAGAGGGAGCAGTAGGTTGGCTTCACTCCTGTCCTCCCTTCTTTCTTACAGTTTTCAATAGTCTCTCAGGCCTCAGCTTTAATTTACACAGTTGttataaaagaaacaagcatgaTTGCTGTAGTGTGTTCTTGCCATTCGGCTTAGGGTGTTAAAGATCTTACCAAGTTAGGAGTAATTTGTAAGTGGTGCAGCTCTAATGAGAGAAACTGAGATGAAGGCTAGGTCTGTGGATACGTGAATGGGAGTTTTGCCACACCAAGTGCCCTAGTTACCAGTCTGTTGGCTGTTGTGGTTCTGAAACACTGTCTGAAACTTGGGTGGTTTcagttactttatttttttaactagtGTGGTGTTGGGGAAAACTTCAAAACGTTCCAAATATTGTTTGTGATGGTGAAAAAGTGTTCATAAGACGCTTCAGTTGTAATACATCATATGGTTGGTAACCAAGCTGAATCAGAAACTCcctgattttattaaaataatttcaaaagtgTGTGTCTCAGTAGTTTCCTTAAGATAGCCTAGAAGATGAGCAAAACTGAAGTACTTAGAAGGAAAGAGTTGGGAATGTGCCTTAAATGAAAGGGTCCAGATTGAAGGGGTGCCACGCAAACAGAATTTTGCTTGTATATGGGGAGAGATGCAGTGcaagttaaataatttttaattttttcatgcTAGGAAGTCTGATCCTCTTTCTGCTTTGGATTGTTTAATTTGCATGCTGTAATTCTGGATGGACAAATTGTATTCGCTTTTATGTGTAATGTGTTTCCAGTTTAATTATAGttacaaactttttaaaaaagtaaattaattgcatttagtCAACCTGGgatggttttctttcttagttCACTCAATTTGAATGGAATTTTTACTGTACAAATGCAGATATGCTGCTTATATTGATGTGGTTGTCAGAAGTGTGGGATGGAAGAGCATCTGACTTGGGGAGGAGAACTAGGTTACAGAAGAGTCCTTACACATCCACATGAACCACGTAGAAAGAGTATGTTGCAATTCATGGGCTGGCTCAGCCTGGGTATtaagatttcattttcctgGGGAGTGTTTCTGCCATATGATGGCAAGTCTTTGATCTCTACAGGGTTCTGGCTTGCATGGCTGATCTTATGGTGAAAGagaatgttttcaaaactgaaaaggaaaacactttggAGAGAGATCAAAACTGGGTACAtcatctgtttaaaaagcaaatagtttaAAAGTGTAAAATATTTGGTAGTGACTGCTAATTGCTTCCAACATGTAGTCCTTCTCTTTTGCTAGCTTAATTACATGTACTTCTAATGTTCCTAACACAGTAGACGCATCATTACTCTTGGTCCAGTAATGCTGATCCCAGAAGAgcagccagctcagcctgcCTTGCCAGTCCAACCAGATGGAACTAGAGTGGTATGTGGGCACTGTGGAAATACATTCCTGGTAAGTAAAGCATCAGATTCTTCTTTTCACCTCACTGTGCTATCCCTCAAGCCATTTGTTGTAAGCACTTTTTGAAGAGTACATTGCCTCACTCCATGGCATCATTCTGGAACTGAATTGTCTTCTGTGGTCATATTCCTATGGATGTATAGCCTCTATTTGGTTATCTTTACAtgcatttcaagaaaacttTTAACAGTCTTTCTGTGCGTGCATGGATAAAGCCCAAAGTTACTCTTATTGCTTAGTGATGTGAGTGGACAGTGCTGGAAGAGGAAGTTGTGCTTCCAGGTTCTTCTTAGGCTTGCAGTGCTGGTTATGTTCTTCAGTGGCTAAGACAGCAGTTCTGCCACTGCTCTATGGACCCCTGAAAGCTGTTTGCCTTTAGCATATCTGTCCATCGTTATAAAAGCGGAGGTTGTGGTTTATGTGTGAGGTTGACAGTTGATCCCGTTTTTGAAGTGGAAGGATGCAAGAATACTCTTTTGCTGTTGAACTGTTTGCAGCCTCTTACGTGGATAAGGGGCTGCCATACTTGAATTTTGAGTGCAATACGGAACTAAGTTAGCTTTAGTGTCATCTAGCAGTCCTTGAATATTTGTCAGGTTTGTGAGTTATGGGATAACTAAGATAAGTGGTACAGCTGAAGGACCTGCACAGCAATTAGAGTGGTGTTATACTCCTGAAACAAAGGTTCATAAGGTGCATAAAGGCCAGGGAACTCTCAGGTGCATTTTGTGAAAGGACAAAGGAAGCTTAGGGGATGGCACTCCATGTTGGCTTGTATCAGCAGTGAGAGAAGAGTTCGCTTGTGATGGGCTCCATAATGGAATAGACTTGTGCCTTCAAATCTTTTCCTTCGGGTTTATGGATCAGTGGGGTGTGCTATAATGGCTTAACTACTATAATAGATGATGAATGCAGGGAGCAGAAGactgcgcttttttttttttttaaggaaagctaGGAATTTGATTATGAATTTACAAGTAATGTACTATCTGAGAAACCATTACAGAGATGCTTGAGATATATTCTACTAATTCTGCCtgtctttttggaaaaaaaaaaatctgtcataaGCCTTGCTGAAGAACGGTAGCCTGTAACTAGATAGCTGGAGGGGGTGTTCTgttcaccttttttttaaaatgcaagtctGTGTGTGAACTTAACTAGTAAAAACATTGTATATGATATAGAATAGTGCTACTAACAGAAAAGCACTGGATCTATGGAAGAAAAAGGCCGTTTCAAGTACGTATTCTAACACAGGAATGTTTTATTAAAGGTTGccttttcttttagctttttaaataatatagTAGCATGTTACAAACTTCAAGTGCCTGCATGAACGCTGTAGTTTCATACAGAGTCATAACTTCATTTTGTAATGCAAGTACGTATTTTACCACAGCTTTAAAGCTGCACAGGCAAAAGTGGTGCTGTAGAACAGTTCTGGTAATAAGTTTTAATGTGGTCTCTTAACACAAAAGACTGTGTCTACTATgggacttaatttttttttttcttttttattgggGAGAGTCAGTGCTGTGAAGTCAAATTCTCATTGCTAAGTTATTGGCCTATCTTTGGGGGTTTTCATAAGCGTGGGAGTTTTATTTGCGTCTGTCCCCTATTTGCTTTCTATAATTGCAGCCCAAATTAGTTCCGTAGTTTACACTTGAACGCCTTTAGGTGAATAtaagggggaaaacaaaactagaCTCATAAAGGCTAGTTTTGTCTGTAACTACTAGATTATGCCTTAAAAGGTTAAGTTTTCTGACTTAGAATTTCCCAAAATCAGAGAATCacttagtttggaaaagacctttgagaatGCGAAGTCCAACCAGTAACCCAGGAgtgccaagtccatcactaaaccatgtccccatCTATGTGGgtgtttttaaacacctctggggatggtgattccaccacctccctgggcagcctgttccagtgtttgaacatactttcagtgaaggaatttttcctaatatccgaTCTAAAACTTCCCTGGTATAACTTGAGggcatttcttcttgtcctgtcacttcttGTGTGGGAGAAAAGACAGACCCCCagctgcctac includes the following:
- the PIP4P2 gene encoding type 2 phosphatidylinositol 4,5-bisphosphate 4-phosphatase isoform X3 encodes the protein MVCSGRTSPNRSAYCKSFACRSLQAELPPPYTAIASPDASGVPVINCRVCQSLINLDGKLHQHVVKCTVCNEATPIKNPPSGKKYVRCQCNCLLICKDTSRKIGCPRPNCRRIITLGPVMLIPEEQPAQPALPVQPDGTRVVCGHCGNTFLWMELRFNTLAKCPHCKKISSVGSALPRRRCCAYITIGMICIFIGVGLTVGTQDFARRFHATYVSWAIAYLLGLICLIRACYWGAIKVSYPEHSFA
- the PIP4P2 gene encoding type 2 phosphatidylinositol 4,5-bisphosphate 4-phosphatase isoform X4, giving the protein MAAEGVDERSPLLSAPGSGNVTPTAPPYLPDSSPRAELPPPYTAIASPDASGVPVINCRVCQSLINLDGKLHQHVVKCTVCNEATPIKNPPSGKKYVRCQCNCLLICKDTSRKIGCPRPNCRRIITLGPVMLIPEEQPAQPALPVQPDGTRVVCGHCGNTFLFFCWKCTATEALLCIHYDWNDMHLHWSWINCWYARFCQAISRNVRFLGYCLSLRFNLPHSSLLLGSY